AAACGATGACTCTTCTCACCTCTCCAGGGTGTTATCATCCATTGCAGAGAATCGTAGTAAGTGAAAGCAGATATACGAGATTAGCCAAGTAAATCCAATGTTTACGATGCATTCCTTCCAATCCCATGGGCAGGTCACTTTAAATATTCTAAGAACTCgatctaaaaatgaaaagaaattaaaatgatttagTTCTACTCTCAAGGAATATTTTAACGCTGACCTTTTCTCGTTTCAAAGGAGAGCATGTGAGTATCAGtgcttaacaaaaaaattgaatgcgGCTAcacccattttttttttcattctgctCAGACAATTCTCTCTATTTAATTGAGATGTTTCATTCTGGAAAATTGCCGGCATTTCCGGCAGGAAAATTGATCGTGCGGAGTTTTTTGCGAAAATTTACTTTAAGTGCGCACTGATCCGGTCGTAATCGGgcccaggggcccgtttctcgaaagtcccgagaacttttcgggcccgaaaagccactCGTAAAACTACAACTTGCTTATTCTgaaaagctggtctttttatatgttgtaaagggaataaaaataaaaataactgcaaagtttcgtgcctcaatacgccttcgttttgaagatacaaagagaattatgtcacccgaaatacgcccgaaaagtttcgggactttggagaaacaggccccaggttGGACTTTATATTGCATGATTTTAACAATTTGGCGGGAAACTCTTTTGCGCGTGATTGGTGTGAAGCGGTCGACCAAAGGCTGCTGCCCTACTTCACACATGAAGTTTGGAATTTGTAAAGAGGAGGAGTGTTCTAGATTCGCTCATCTGCTACAATTCATCGCGTATTAAGGAGCCTTGGCAAGGTCGTTGTGAACCACAAAAAGCAACCTGAAAGGAAGGGTTGACGGCTCTCTAAACGTGCTCTGACAATTCCAGTTGTGTTACAAGGTTTCTATGTTCTAATAGAAACTGTTCAACTGGTCATTTTGGTGAAGGCTAATTTACAATGAAGCGCcgcaaaagaaagaaaaaaaaggtcttTGCGCTTACCTCCAGCTTGCGTTGCAATGCATAGAACAAACACAGTTAAGGAAATCAGCACAGCATAGACTATTGGCAGAAAGGAGGATTGAGTTTGACGTTGCGTTGCCTTTTGCCACAATTTCAACATATTTCGTTGAAAACCATCACTCTTAAACTCTTCTTTCAAACATAGCATGTTCATGACGTAAGAAAGCGACGACTCCTGACGACAGTTGCTACTTTTGCGCGTGCTCCGAGCAGTCTTCGGATGACACTCGACGCACTTGGCCTGTTCGAGGATTTCCGAACTCCTGAATTGTTTTCGGTTATGAATaactttctcttttctttcttcaagtgttgtttGATTTAAGGAACTTCTGCAAAGAAAACTTTCCTACTCATCCGGTAGAAATTAGCTTAAGGTAGGTTTACTAATAGCAGGTTTGCTGGTGAGCTATTGAGGGGAGGGGGGGATTTCGGGCTGACGAGTCTCGCAATAAACTGAGAGAATGCTTTGCATTAAATTTCTACGTGccactttttcaaacaattgtCATGGAGACCAAAAGTTTCTCTTattttgcgcatgcgcatttTTCCTCGAAGCGAGAAAAGAGTCTGATTGTTTCGCTTTTCTGTTTGCCTGTGTTAATTGGTCAGGCTGATTTACCCACGGAAATCCACAGCCCACGGTGCTAGGATAAACGAAGATACATACAGTTATGGTAAAACGGGACTTGGAGTCCGAATCGAGATCCAGACCAACGCACGAAAAAACGAGGGAGTTTATGACCACGATCCCTAAATAACTGATAAAAAGCTGTGATCCCACGTTCCGTTACATTAGCaagcaaacaataattttggattgtttgtttattgttcaCTCAAACATCATTTTCAACTTAAATTATCAAAACTCGATAATCTTGCATAATGCATCAAAGAATAGGACATAAAAACAGAACCCTAAAATATATCCTAATATTTAAACACCGTTTCAATGCTTATTTGTCTTAAATGATCTCTCTTTTCACcgttttaaaatttcattgtgtAGTATTCCAGCTCACAGGTGATAGAATTCATTAACCCTCTGTTATTTTTAACCAGTTACTTCAGAGAGGAGACAAAGGACTTGCTTGAGGTTCTACTATTTGCAATTAATGTACGATTCACTTAAAACAGCGTGTATCCAATAACTGGcatcaattattgttttaattctttaGTGTGAGATAAATTTTTGTTCCGTATTTCAATGGAAACTGCCAGGTAAGTTATGACAACACATGACcaagttattgttttttcgcACTATTCGGTCGCCAAATACAGTATGTTCacccatatatatatatttatctatgaatttttgtttgctgCAACAGCTAGCTAGCCTAAACTTTCGGGGTCATCGTGAAAACAAACCTTGACCTCTTTGTCGTCTATTTCCGCTATTCTGTTTCCAGACAATCACTCGAATTAGTGCGGCGATCACTGCTCCTTCCGTGGCTGTTTCTAACAATTGCCCGATCGCGCGAAATGGTGAATAATTAGCTTTATTTCGATCGGACGATTATATGGAAATCAAAATTGGTGGTGCCCACGGCTATTGCCCTGGTACAGCTTTGGTTTACTTTTCATTGCGACTGGAAGCCAAGCTTTAATTTTTTGGGCGCAATCCCTTCGTTTGCAATAGTGAACGGGTGCGACTAGAAGGTATATACGCTCGACCCTTGAAAATAAggcaatgaaaatttcactccCAAACGAACGCTGATAACTGAAAAAGCGCTGGAAAGACTATCTGCGTTCAAGTTGTTCCCTAGAAATCGATTTCTCTTTACCCTACCCTTCCTCCGTCATATATCAATAGTAGACGCATTCCAAATATACTTATATTAATGTTCTCAGTTAGTCTCAGTTTTTCTGTcgagtgaaaagaaaacaccaaatcTACAAAGACAACACTTTTCTACTGAATACTAAGTTAAGCGTTGAGCTCATAGACCTTCAGCTGAAACTGTGTGTAGCACCTGTTCAAACCTATGACGGGTTAAATATCCATAGCATGTAACAAAGCACGCCAGTCGTTCATTTGGCAGAAAAAACATTCTCAGGCTCGAGGTCGCTTTAAAAAGTGACAATCAAGCTGAGAAGTGGATCTCATTACACACAAGTAGAAGTTAAGTTTAAAGTAAGCTCAATGCTCTCAAATATTAGACGAGGCTTTCTCATGAAGAGTGCTCACAATCAGAGCACACGATATCAATAAAGTTCTTTGCAACACGGgagaataatttcaaaaagcCTCCGACTTCTATTGCAGCATTCTTTGCCGTGGAATCAGTACTCGCCTCGCTTTCAGTGTGCAAGGAAACAGACGATTCAAAATCATGTCAATTACTGGTTTTAACTCTTCTCGTTGGATTCAAGGTTTTGTGCATCAAAAGTTTCAGCACGAAACACAGACGGCTTTTCTCTTCCACAATAGGAAGTACGTGAAGCTCTCAGGCTTAAAAGAGCACCGTCAAACGCATTGCCGGAGAGTCCAATAACCAAACACCCTCAAGTAACGTTATTTTTGTGGCCTAGAGCTTCGCAGTTCAataaaactgattaaattcaATGATGTAAAACCGATTATTTATTGAAGAGGCGAGGTGGCGTGTTGACTAACCATCTGCTTGCGGAATTAACGCCACCAACCATTGCAAAGTCGTGAAGTCTTTCGAGTCGATTTTTGTGCGCTTCAGTTTAAACCCCTCTCTTAGTGTTTATATTAAGGCCTTAGGACAATCTTCAAATATCACTGGTATGTGTAAAAATACAGATCCTTTACGTTTAAGTGCCTTGTCAGTAGAAGTGTTTAGACATATTGGCCGCAGTTATTGAAAGAGAAATATAAAGGTTTGAGCAACTACTGGTCATACAAATTTATTGCCTTCATGGCAGTAAGCAAATTTATTGCCTTGCAAGTAGGCGCATTCATCAACAATGCAATTGTAATTATTCAACTGAGAAGAAAAGGCATGTTTTAGTCTTGGGTTCTATTGTTGCGAAAACAAACGCACTTGCGAGctattttttcttcacagtCGGCGGTATTTCAAACTCCAACTGATAAACATGAGGCCTTACTATGCAAGCTTAGAGCGGAAAACCCTGTCGGGTTCAGAGCATCAAATGTTTCTTGAAAGTTCCTGAACTACTGCCGGGAAAAATAGTGTTAATTCAGTTAGCAAAGGGTAAGTCTAAAGCCAGTGAACTCTCAAATCAAGATGTTTCAAGCGAGTTAAAGTGGCATTTTCGGTTTGCATatgattttctcttttgtcCAGGATCTTTACTAGCAATAAGCAAAGGTGCTAAGTCGCGTGCTTAATTTTGGATGTTTAATTGATTGTTCTCCTCCCTGGTGCTCTATTTTTCGGTAACTGGGCTGTGTTTAATCCGGCTTACTCGCAATGATCTGAGATTTCTACGTCCTCTACGCAAGCTTCAAATCTTGCTGATCGTTTGATTATTTTAGGGGAGAGTTGACAAatgttatattattattgtactaCTTTTTTCAACGTGGCGGGAGAGGATAGAACAAGACATAACGCATGCGCTCGTGATGTTACTATGTATTGTCAACTTCCGTTTCAAAACGAGTATAATTAGTTTATTAACAGCTGCGGTGATCGACAGTGGTATCTGATGCGCTTTGTAGATTTGAGATGTCTGAGCTGCGAAAGAGGAAAGCTGCCCCGACCAAAGACAAGACGAAGCAGTTTCAAGCAAATGGAAGCTCAAAGATCAGTTCGTCGAGGATCACACCGTCTCCCAAGGAAACAGTCTGCGCGTACAATGTTGCCAATATTTTCCTCGGCACAATCATTGCTTTGATCGTTGGAGTGAAATATGCATTATATGTGCGAGAACTACACGAAAATAACTTGTGGTTTTCAAATATCAGGGTAAGAGTTAAGCTCGATGAtaattggttttttttttttttttttttttgcaaatgtcTAATGGTAGACATGCTGAAAATTTTACACCTTCCTGTCTTGTGGCGTGGGTGTACGATAATAATAAGTCTGCTGAACTTTTAGACTCCATTCATATACCCTATAGTTTTAAGACTTCTTGGAGAGGTTTTAAGCCGTTAGCTGATGCATTCAGATTGGATCTCTTATAAAATATAAGCGAATATCTATTTTTGCTCAAACTTTTAATACGCTAAGGGTCCTAAGGCAAAGTGAAGCCTCTTACCGTTTATCTGATCGTGAGTTGAAACCTGAGCGGCTTACATAAAGAGCCAAGAAGTCCAGCCAAACCTCTTTTCCCCTGAATTCTCTAATGTGTTAGCTCttgaaaattattgttcaGAAATTTCGCGTCGTTCTATTAGATGAATGCAGTGACAGTAGCTGTCACAATATTGATAAaagaagtaataattatttcaatgcAGCATCACCACTCTTTCTTCCAATACAGCTGTGATAAATCAGACATCTTAAAAGTAATTTTATAACCAACCAGAAATGGTTGGAGtaaaaactttgttttgcaCCACAAAGGAAGTAAATTCTAATAGAATCAAAATTCCAGTAACTtctaaacatttttttcagtatcTTAGTGACCACGGAATATGTGATTTAATGAGTTTACTATGTAAGCTAATATTTGGCAAAAAGAATTCTCAACCACTTCTCATGTAACTTGGTGACAAGAAGCTAAGGTTTGTTAATGCATATATAATGagactaaaataataattattggaacaGCCATTATTGTTGGGTTGGGTACTTGTGAAAAACTTAAATAGCCTCCAAAATTGTGTGACAAAAACCCAAGCCTCTTCCATGTGCCATCAGGATATTAATTTCTTACTAATTTGTTCCTAAGTTACTCAACCCttgcaatttttattaattttttcatgtcttttatttggcttgtcaattttttcaaCACTGCAAACTTGGTTGAAATGATCAATGGATATTCTTGGTGAAAATTATATTGTTTTTTACAGTCTTTCAACTGGTTGGGTGTATGTCCAGTTGCTGAAAAAATTAGTGAATGGAAAGCCTCCTTTAAATGTCTTGCTACTTGCTACCCTAACCTTGCCCAGAGATTTTAAGAAAGTGATAAGCTTAATAATATTGTGGGTCATGTTTCTCACCAAGATTAAGACTAGAAGAGAAAATcatcctttttaaaacatgaagcttttacagtcgaacctcgattatccggacctcgattatccggacttttcgattatccggactttttctctggtcccgtttttttcatgaatattaataggctttgatctcaaaagctttcagaggtaaaaaatgtttaaaatcaagaaaagtgtgttcaaaacagcgcatttactgctttgctttcaaaagatttagcgcccggcgacaaagagcattctgatgcattcagctgaattttgattggtttagtattgttttgttgctaagGGAATGTCATGCTATCtttacttcttttgtttacattgttgtctcattaatactcatattttcgattatccggactctcgattatccggactttttactgaggtcccgacgagtccggataatcgaggttcgactgtacctAGAAACAatgactgttttttttctctttcaaataGCAAGTGGAAAGGGAAATCTCTTTTAGGACAGAAGCAGGATTATACTTTTCATATTATAAGCAGATTGTCTTGGCACCATCCTTTTTTAAAGGTAAgataaataatgaaatattCATTGGACATCAAAAAACCTCTTGTCACCAAGTTACATGAGATCAGTCAACACTCAGGTTGACTTACCTGTGGCACAAATGCAGAAATTTCAATGGTGGGTGTCAAAATTTCTGCACATATGTCAGAGGTAAGACCCTATGAACTTAATGATACTCTGATATGGTAAGTCTGGGAAACAGTTTCTCTTAAATTTCATCTTATTGCACAGGCCAATATTTGTAGGCAAGTAATGATTTTTGAAAAGATAGAAAGAAAAGTCTCTTAAGAGTATCACATGGTTTGAAatgggaaaataaaacatacaATATATTACTTTTATTGGTAATTAAATACTGATAACACAATGACATCAATAATTTTTACAGtgacaatgataattattgatgtAAGATTtcaatgataaat
This sequence is a window from Acropora palmata chromosome 6, jaAcrPala1.3, whole genome shotgun sequence. Protein-coding genes within it:
- the LOC141885251 gene encoding uncharacterized protein LOC141885251, with protein sequence MNMLCLKEEFKSDGFQRNMLKLWQKATQRQTQSSFLPIVYAVLISLTVFVLCIATQAGDRVLRIFKVTCPWDWKECIVNIGFTWLISYICFHLLRFSAMDDNTLERLTKSKENSRERKAKNEIKPQQIQKHDAARRIA